A genomic segment from Legionella quinlivanii encodes:
- a CDS encoding methylated-DNA--[protein]-cysteine S-methyltransferase, with translation MLRQQQIDYERIEKAIHYIDEHFKTQPSLEEIAQVIHLSPWHFQKMFSEWVGISPKKFMQYISLNYAKTLLKKKRPLLEIAFETGLSSGGRLHDLFVKIEGMTPGEFRNGGAELSINYSFAESPFGQVIVASTPKGVCSLAFEANEQVALSALKARFPKAAYRQMTDQFQQDALLLFQRDWKQLDEIKLHLAGTPFQLKVWESLLKIPMGSLATYGDIARDLGKPKSSRAAGGAIGSNPIAFLIPCHRVIQSSGKLGGYMWGETRKRAMIGWEAAQTDV, from the coding sequence ATGTTAAGGCAACAGCAGATCGATTACGAACGTATTGAGAAGGCAATTCATTATATTGATGAGCATTTTAAGACCCAACCTTCACTGGAAGAAATCGCCCAAGTGATCCATCTGAGTCCCTGGCATTTCCAAAAAATGTTCAGTGAATGGGTGGGTATCAGTCCAAAAAAATTTATGCAATATATAAGCCTTAACTATGCTAAAACCTTATTGAAAAAAAAGAGGCCTCTCCTGGAAATTGCTTTTGAAACCGGACTTTCAAGTGGGGGCCGCCTGCACGATTTGTTTGTGAAGATTGAAGGAATGACCCCCGGGGAATTCAGAAATGGCGGGGCTGAACTCAGTATTAATTATTCCTTTGCCGAAAGCCCGTTTGGACAAGTAATTGTCGCTTCGACGCCCAAAGGAGTTTGCAGCCTTGCGTTTGAAGCGAATGAGCAAGTCGCTCTATCTGCTTTAAAAGCGCGCTTTCCCAAGGCCGCTTATCGGCAAATGACCGACCAATTCCAGCAGGACGCCTTATTACTATTTCAAAGAGACTGGAAGCAGCTTGATGAAATAAAACTGCATCTGGCTGGAACTCCATTTCAGCTGAAAGTATGGGAAAGCCTGCTGAAAATACCGATGGGTTCTCTGGCAACCTATGGTGATATTGCCCGCGATTTGGGTAAGCCTAAATCCTCACGAGCGGCGGGGGGCGCAATTGGGAGTAATCCGATAGCATTTCTTATTCCCTGCCACCGGGTGATTCAAAGCAGCGGTAAATTGGGTGGGTATATGTGGGGGGAAACCCGAAAAAGAGCGATGATAGGATGGGAAGCCGCCCAAACAGATGTATAG
- a CDS encoding alpha-ketoglutarate-dependent dioxygenase AlkB family protein, translating to MDLIEKIDNQLHNLLPYEGIVHYYGSVMSREMADAYYRALLEQILWQNDEAMIFGKKMITRRKVAWYADKPFSYTYSGVTKTALPWLPVLEELKAIVEKESQETYNSCLLNLYHDGSEGMAWHSDGEKDLLKHGAIGSLSLGAERKFCFKHKKSKEIVSKILEHGSLLVMKGATQTYWLHRLPPTKARHLPRVNLTFRSIVENYADP from the coding sequence GTGGATCTAATTGAAAAAATCGACAATCAGCTGCACAATTTGCTGCCTTATGAAGGTATAGTGCATTACTATGGTTCAGTCATGAGCCGCGAGATGGCGGATGCCTATTACCGGGCATTATTGGAGCAGATCCTCTGGCAAAATGATGAAGCAATGATTTTCGGAAAAAAAATGATTACCCGGCGTAAAGTTGCCTGGTATGCCGATAAACCTTTCTCATATACCTATTCAGGAGTTACAAAAACAGCTCTTCCCTGGCTTCCTGTTTTGGAGGAGTTGAAGGCCATCGTTGAAAAAGAAAGCCAGGAAACCTATAACTCCTGTCTGCTCAATTTATACCATGACGGCAGTGAAGGGATGGCCTGGCATAGCGATGGCGAAAAAGATTTACTAAAACACGGTGCTATTGGTTCACTGAGTTTGGGTGCTGAACGGAAATTTTGTTTTAAACACAAGAAAAGCAAAGAAATTGTTTCTAAAATTTTAGAGCATGGCAGTTTGCTGGTGATGAAAGGAGCTACCCAGACCTATTGGCTTCACCGTCTGCCACCGACGAAAGCCAGGCATCTGCCGCGAGTGAATTTAACATTCCGAAGTATTGTCGAAAACTATGCGGATCCTTGA